In Vibrio tritonius, the following are encoded in one genomic region:
- a CDS encoding bifunctional molybdopterin-guanine dinucleotide biosynthesis adaptor protein MobB/molybdopterin molybdotransferase MoeA, with protein sequence MISSSVPLLGFAAYSGTGKTTLLEALLPKLTQAGLRIGVLKHAHHDFDIDKPGKDSYRLRHAGASQMLIASRLRFAKITETPESEPAFEQLIKQFNQDELDLILVEGCKNIAFPKIELHRQPTGKPWLYPNDAEIIAIASDTHCDAELPQLNINDINSIAQFVIDYVQSMSKRVRKMKVEGASCDSFAHPNTLSVEEARQRIVSAVRAVADSETVDLKDAGQRILSDNVTSTINVPAFRNSAMDGYAIAYNDLCSGRWQIVGQVLAGHGFEGNIAAGQAVKIMTGAPIPAQLDTVIMREEAIEQDGYVSFPNAHISAGQNVRHPGEDLKMGQAVFAKGQLIQSPEQGMLAALGLKRISVLRPLKVAIFSTGDEVFEPGSKVSTSGLYDANRYSLRGLLQQQQCELLDMGILPDDPEKIRQALEEMSGHADLVLTSGGVSVGDADYVKQVMQSLGHIELWKINMRPGRPLAFGSIHQTPIFGLPGNPVAAMVSFIQFVQPAIAKMQGQTHWQPMSAIAVAEVDLRSKQGRTEFTRGIYQVNDHGQLTVKSTGHQGSALLHSMSQANCLIEIGPHIDTIKAGESVTIIPLQGRI encoded by the coding sequence ATGATTTCCTCTTCTGTTCCACTACTCGGCTTTGCTGCTTATTCAGGCACTGGCAAAACAACTCTTCTTGAAGCCTTATTGCCCAAACTTACGCAAGCGGGTTTACGAATTGGTGTGCTCAAACACGCCCACCATGATTTTGATATAGATAAGCCAGGTAAAGACAGTTACCGATTACGCCATGCGGGTGCAAGCCAAATGCTCATCGCATCGCGATTACGGTTTGCTAAAATTACCGAGACACCAGAGAGCGAACCTGCGTTTGAACAACTCATCAAGCAATTTAATCAAGACGAGCTTGACCTTATCTTAGTTGAAGGCTGTAAAAACATTGCGTTTCCTAAAATTGAGCTGCATCGCCAGCCGACCGGCAAGCCTTGGCTCTACCCTAATGATGCAGAAATTATCGCCATTGCATCAGACACACATTGTGATGCAGAACTTCCCCAACTCAATATTAATGACATCAACAGCATTGCTCAGTTTGTGATTGATTATGTGCAGAGTATGTCAAAGCGTGTAAGAAAAATGAAAGTTGAGGGCGCAAGCTGTGATAGTTTTGCTCATCCTAATACACTTTCCGTCGAAGAAGCGCGCCAGCGAATAGTCTCAGCCGTGCGAGCGGTAGCAGACAGTGAAACGGTTGATTTAAAGGACGCTGGACAACGGATATTAAGTGACAATGTCACATCAACAATCAATGTACCCGCCTTTCGTAATTCAGCGATGGATGGTTATGCTATTGCGTATAACGACCTTTGCTCAGGTCGTTGGCAAATAGTAGGGCAAGTTCTAGCAGGACATGGCTTTGAAGGGAACATTGCAGCCGGTCAAGCAGTCAAGATAATGACTGGCGCCCCCATTCCGGCACAGTTGGATACCGTAATTATGCGAGAAGAAGCCATTGAACAAGACGGCTACGTCTCCTTTCCCAACGCCCATATTTCAGCTGGACAAAATGTTCGTCATCCCGGTGAAGACTTGAAGATGGGTCAAGCTGTCTTTGCCAAAGGTCAGTTGATTCAGTCGCCAGAGCAAGGCATGTTGGCTGCGTTGGGGCTTAAACGCATTTCGGTGTTACGCCCATTAAAGGTTGCTATCTTCTCCACTGGTGATGAAGTCTTTGAGCCCGGCTCTAAAGTCTCTACTTCAGGGCTTTATGATGCTAACCGCTATAGCTTACGCGGCTTGTTGCAACAGCAACAGTGCGAACTGTTAGACATGGGGATTTTACCCGACGATCCTGAAAAAATTCGTCAAGCACTAGAAGAGATGAGTGGTCATGCTGATTTGGTTCTCACCTCCGGCGGCGTATCGGTTGGGGATGCGGATTACGTAAAACAGGTAATGCAAAGTCTGGGACACATTGAGTTATGGAAAATCAATATGCGACCAGGGCGCCCTCTTGCCTTTGGTTCTATTCACCAAACCCCAATTTTTGGTCTTCCGGGGAATCCGGTCGCTGCGATGGTATCGTTCATTCAATTTGTCCAACCTGCTATTGCAAAAATGCAGGGACAAACGCATTGGCAACCGATGTCAGCGATCGCAGTAGCCGAAGTTGATTTGCGTTCTAAACAAGGTCGGACGGAATTTACTCGCGGTATCTATCAAGTTAATGATCACGGGCAGCTCACGGTAAAATCCACGGGGCATCAAGGTTCGGCGTTATTGCATTCGATGTCGCAAGCCAACTGTTTAATCGAAATTGGCCCTCACATTGATACGATTAAAGCCGGCGAAAGCGTGACAATCATCCCGCTTCAAGGCAGAATCTAG
- the mobA gene encoding molybdenum cofactor guanylyltransferase MobA: MLTPSQTQWIILAGGQASRMDGNDKGLIKLNGRPLIEHVLERLTPQTNDIWINANRNQHIYQQYAPVISDVFDNYPGPLAGMHSGLTHSTKEWVGFVPCDSPLINTDLVDRFCQTATANCNLLVAHDGESQQPVFTLLNRSLLPSLTDFLNRSERKLMWFIRECHTIEVDFSDSPDCFLNLNTPDELAHFGELRS; this comes from the coding sequence ATGCTCACTCCTTCCCAAACCCAATGGATTATTCTCGCGGGTGGACAAGCCAGTCGTATGGATGGAAATGATAAGGGTCTTATCAAACTTAATGGCCGACCATTAATCGAACATGTCCTAGAGAGGTTAACACCGCAAACCAATGACATTTGGATCAACGCAAACCGCAATCAACACATCTACCAACAATATGCGCCTGTCATTTCCGATGTGTTTGATAATTACCCCGGTCCACTCGCAGGTATGCACAGTGGCTTAACCCATAGTACAAAAGAGTGGGTAGGCTTTGTTCCTTGTGATAGCCCCTTGATCAATACCGATCTCGTTGATCGCTTTTGTCAAACCGCGACGGCTAATTGCAACTTATTAGTTGCTCATGATGGCGAAAGTCAGCAGCCAGTATTTACGCTACTAAACCGTTCTTTGTTACCTTCACTAACCGACTTCCTCAATCGGAGTGAACGCAAGCTCATGTGGTTTATTCGCGAATGCCACACCATAGAAGTCGATTTCAGTGACTCTCCAGACTGCTTTCTCAATCTAAATACGCCAGATGAGCTTGCACACTTTGGAGAATTACGTTCATGA
- a CDS encoding sigma-54-dependent transcriptional regulator: MSLGTETKHLPLYHAFSVLVIHGESDELGGLLRTLDTWFTTVDCAETCLQARKQAHQNHYDLVLVDVGLFTSEPSLLEELSHWHQNRSDVLLLVHQNELDLAIAAFRHGLFDFVLNPVHPEQMAHTVRRFMDKRLKERRLCALQRDFSRHSSTQMIGQSEKTKLLRQHIEQYAPSKASVMIEGQPGTGKELIARELHEHSHRIGPFVPFSCTKSSPETIEKDLFGEVITLENGSRKFNEGVFKVANGGTIYLDEVAHLPMRIQELLLSMLEERTIKPVGAKYEFPIDVRVIAATNQNLNVLVQQGKFRSDLLYRLSVLKIEVAPLKERKTDLKELVPFLANRLCHDLCLPLPRWTDEDIAIIRDYEWPGNVRELRNLIENCILLGKSPSEYWRNRNHINSGTPITVTVSHGNQIPYYDEKPAQVKQEGYPNSWTLRKVERCHIEQVVLFHDGNKSAAARALAVSRKTLERKYKEWDSSDDDSRYTE, encoded by the coding sequence ATGAGCTTAGGAACTGAGACCAAACATTTACCTCTCTACCATGCGTTCTCTGTACTGGTTATTCACGGTGAATCAGATGAACTTGGTGGGCTACTTAGAACACTCGATACTTGGTTTACAACGGTTGATTGTGCGGAGACCTGCTTACAAGCACGCAAACAAGCGCATCAAAATCATTATGATTTAGTTCTTGTCGATGTAGGCCTGTTTACGAGCGAGCCTTCACTGTTAGAAGAGCTATCCCATTGGCATCAAAACCGTTCCGACGTGCTGCTTTTAGTGCATCAAAACGAATTGGACCTCGCTATAGCTGCGTTTCGTCATGGTCTGTTTGATTTTGTGCTTAATCCTGTTCACCCAGAGCAAATGGCTCATACAGTGAGACGTTTTATGGATAAGCGTTTAAAAGAACGTCGGCTGTGTGCGTTGCAGCGAGATTTTTCGCGTCATAGTTCGACCCAAATGATAGGTCAATCTGAAAAAACCAAATTGTTACGCCAACACATAGAGCAATATGCGCCATCAAAAGCAAGTGTGATGATTGAAGGGCAACCTGGGACAGGTAAGGAGTTGATTGCTCGAGAGCTCCATGAGCATAGCCACCGAATCGGTCCCTTTGTTCCGTTCAGTTGTACCAAGTCGTCACCGGAGACAATTGAGAAAGATCTCTTTGGTGAGGTCATTACATTAGAAAACGGTAGCCGAAAATTCAATGAAGGCGTGTTTAAAGTCGCCAATGGTGGAACGATCTATCTTGATGAAGTGGCTCATCTCCCAATGCGAATTCAAGAGCTATTGCTCAGTATGCTTGAAGAGAGAACTATTAAGCCAGTGGGAGCAAAATACGAATTTCCGATTGATGTTCGGGTCATTGCTGCCACCAATCAAAACCTCAATGTGTTGGTTCAGCAAGGAAAATTTAGGAGCGATCTTCTCTATCGTTTAAGTGTGCTGAAAATTGAAGTGGCACCGCTGAAAGAGCGTAAAACCGATTTGAAAGAGTTGGTGCCTTTTTTGGCCAATCGTCTCTGTCACGATTTGTGTTTGCCTTTGCCTCGCTGGACTGATGAAGACATCGCTATTATTCGTGACTACGAATGGCCAGGTAATGTGCGTGAGCTGCGCAATTTGATAGAAAATTGTATTCTGCTAGGTAAGTCGCCCTCGGAATACTGGCGTAATCGTAACCACATTAATAGTGGAACACCCATTACCGTCACTGTTTCACATGGTAATCAGATTCCATACTACGATGAAAAGCCTGCTCAGGTGAAACAAGAAGGTTATCCCAATTCATGGACACTACGAAAAGTAGAGCGTTGTCATATTGAACAAGTGGTGTTGTTTCACGATGGTAATAAATCTGCCGCAGCGAGAGCACTTGCTGTGTCACGCAAGACACTCGAACGTAAGTACAAGGAGTGGGATAGCAGCGATGATGATAGTCGCTACACAGAATAA
- a CDS encoding ammonium transporter → MNQTMNQIQGAVQTLTQSSDTLFLLLGAIMVFLMHAGFAFLEVGTVRRKNQVNALVKILADFGISTIAYFFIGYWIAYGHHFFGSATELARGNGYELVKFFFLLTFAAAIPAIVSGGIAERARFYPILMATFFTVGVVYPVFEGIIWNGNFGLQNWFSHRFGAPFHDFAGSVVVHAVGGWIALIAVLFLGMRKGRIRAGKHTNFAPSNIPFLALGAWILCVGWFGFNVMSAQTLNGISGLVAMNSLMAMAGGILAALVAGKNDPGFIHNGPLAGLVAVCAGSDLMHPLGALVTGIVAGVLFVWLFTHLQNKTRIDDVLGVWPLHGVCGAWGGIAAGIFGQSSLGGIGGVSFTVQLMGTIAGIIVAVAGSFVVYGTLHKVMGLRLSEEEEFNGADLAIHRISSTSED, encoded by the coding sequence ATGAATCAGACCATGAACCAAATACAAGGAGCTGTTCAGACGCTTACTCAAAGCTCTGACACTTTATTCTTGCTGTTAGGTGCCATCATGGTATTTCTAATGCACGCGGGTTTCGCGTTTTTAGAAGTCGGTACTGTACGTCGCAAAAACCAAGTCAACGCGTTAGTGAAAATATTGGCCGATTTCGGTATTTCTACCATTGCCTACTTTTTCATTGGCTATTGGATTGCTTACGGTCATCATTTCTTTGGCAGTGCAACAGAGCTCGCTCGGGGGAATGGCTATGAGTTAGTGAAGTTCTTCTTCCTACTGACCTTTGCGGCTGCTATACCCGCTATTGTTTCGGGTGGGATTGCAGAGCGCGCGCGCTTCTATCCCATACTTATGGCCACATTTTTTACCGTTGGTGTTGTATATCCTGTTTTCGAAGGGATCATCTGGAATGGTAACTTTGGTCTACAAAACTGGTTTAGCCACCGCTTTGGTGCGCCTTTTCATGATTTTGCAGGTTCGGTCGTAGTGCATGCCGTCGGTGGTTGGATTGCTTTGATTGCAGTACTGTTTCTTGGCATGCGTAAAGGGCGTATTCGTGCTGGCAAACATACTAACTTTGCACCATCTAACATCCCATTTCTTGCCTTAGGTGCGTGGATTTTATGTGTTGGTTGGTTTGGCTTTAATGTGATGTCAGCTCAAACGTTAAACGGCATTAGCGGGTTGGTGGCAATGAACTCATTAATGGCCATGGCTGGTGGTATTTTAGCAGCGTTAGTCGCGGGTAAAAATGACCCTGGTTTTATTCACAATGGTCCGTTGGCTGGTTTGGTGGCCGTGTGTGCAGGTTCTGATTTAATGCATCCTTTAGGCGCTTTGGTAACAGGTATCGTGGCTGGTGTGCTATTTGTATGGTTATTTACTCATTTGCAAAATAAAACCCGTATAGATGATGTGCTTGGTGTATGGCCATTACATGGTGTGTGTGGTGCATGGGGTGGTATTGCCGCGGGCATTTTCGGGCAAAGTAGCTTAGGTGGTATTGGTGGAGTCAGTTTCACTGTTCAACTAATGGGCACGATAGCCGGCATTATTGTTGCAGTAGCAGGGTCGTTTGTCGTTTATGGCACGCTGCACAAAGTAATGGGGCTACGATTGTCCGAAGAAGAAGAGTTTAACGGCGCAGATCTTGCGATTCACCGTATTTCTTCCACCAGTGAAGATTAA
- the cobB gene encoding Sir2 family NAD+-dependent deacetylase encodes MKFPYCNIVVLTGAGISAESGIQTFRSEDGLWENHRIEDVATPEGFHHDPDLVQEFYNQRRRDLLSEHIRPNAAHVALGRLEAELEGRVTIITQNIDNLHERGGSKNIIHMHGELLKARCVESEQVVEQLTDLHTGDFCHCCQIPSQLRPHIVWFGEMPLRMGEIYQALQEADLFISIGTSGVVYPAAGFVHDAKMYGAHTIELNLEPSAVQSEFEEKRYGKASVEVPKLVEEILALQNE; translated from the coding sequence ATGAAATTTCCATATTGTAATATCGTGGTTTTAACCGGGGCGGGGATTTCTGCAGAATCAGGCATTCAAACTTTTCGTAGCGAAGATGGGCTGTGGGAGAATCATCGAATAGAAGATGTCGCTACGCCCGAAGGGTTTCACCATGATCCTGACTTAGTCCAAGAATTTTATAATCAACGACGCCGAGATCTTCTCTCCGAACATATCCGCCCTAATGCTGCCCACGTTGCTCTAGGACGCCTAGAAGCAGAGTTAGAAGGGCGGGTCACTATCATTACGCAAAACATTGATAACCTCCATGAGCGTGGTGGCAGTAAGAATATTATTCATATGCATGGTGAGTTACTTAAAGCGCGCTGTGTTGAGTCAGAACAAGTTGTAGAGCAGTTAACCGACTTGCACACTGGCGACTTTTGCCATTGTTGTCAGATTCCGTCTCAGCTAAGGCCACACATAGTCTGGTTTGGGGAAATGCCTTTGCGTATGGGAGAAATATATCAAGCTTTACAAGAAGCGGATCTATTTATCTCTATTGGTACTTCAGGGGTAGTTTATCCAGCAGCAGGCTTTGTTCATGATGCTAAGATGTATGGTGCCCATACCATTGAACTGAACTTAGAACCAAGTGCGGTACAAAGTGAATTTGAAGAAAAACGCTATGGTAAGGCGAGTGTTGAAGTGCCGAAATTGGTTGAAGAAATTCTCGCACTACAAAATGAGTAA
- a CDS encoding extracellular solute-binding protein produces MKTKLYASALCAVALFSGNAMADDNELYFYNWSEYIPQEVLQDFTKETGIKVIYSTYESNETMYAKLKTQGTGYDLVVPSTYFVSKMRKEGMLREIDHTKLSHFKDLDPNYLNKSFDPANKYSIPYIWGATGIGVNKDFYDKTKFTSWGDLWDPKYKGQLLLMDDAREVFHIALSKLGYSPNTQDPKEIQAAYEELKKLMPNVLVFNSDFPANPYIAGEVSLGMLWNGSAYMARQEGAPVEIAWPKKGAIFWMDSLAIPSGAKHIEAAHKMIDFLLRPENAAKIAKEIGYPTPVKTAYKYLPKSFHEDSNIFPPQDVMDNGAWQDDVGDKAELYEELFQKLKVNQ; encoded by the coding sequence ATGAAAACAAAATTGTATGCGAGCGCACTTTGCGCAGTGGCTTTGTTTAGCGGAAACGCGATGGCTGACGATAACGAGTTGTATTTCTACAACTGGTCAGAATATATTCCTCAAGAGGTTCTTCAAGACTTCACTAAAGAAACAGGTATTAAAGTTATCTATTCAACATACGAGTCTAACGAGACTATGTATGCTAAATTGAAAACTCAAGGCACCGGTTACGACTTAGTTGTTCCTTCTACTTATTTCGTATCAAAGATGCGTAAAGAAGGCATGTTACGTGAAATCGACCACACTAAACTAAGCCACTTTAAAGATTTAGATCCAAACTACTTAAACAAATCTTTTGACCCAGCAAACAAATACTCTATCCCATACATTTGGGGTGCAACGGGTATTGGTGTAAATAAAGACTTTTACGACAAAACTAAATTTACTAGCTGGGGCGATCTATGGGATCCTAAATACAAAGGTCAACTATTGCTAATGGATGACGCTCGTGAAGTGTTCCATATTGCCCTAAGCAAATTAGGTTACTCACCTAATACGCAAGACCCTAAAGAGATCCAAGCAGCGTACGAAGAACTGAAAAAATTGATGCCGAACGTATTGGTATTCAACTCAGACTTCCCTGCAAACCCATATATCGCGGGTGAAGTAAGCCTTGGTATGCTTTGGAATGGTTCTGCTTACATGGCGCGCCAAGAAGGTGCTCCAGTGGAAATTGCATGGCCGAAGAAAGGCGCTATTTTCTGGATGGACAGCCTAGCGATCCCTTCAGGTGCTAAACACATTGAAGCGGCTCATAAGATGATCGACTTCCTACTACGCCCTGAAAATGCAGCAAAAATCGCGAAAGAGATCGGCTACCCTACACCAGTGAAAACAGCGTACAAATATTTGCCTAAATCATTCCATGAAGACAGCAACATTTTCCCTCCACAAGATGTGATGGACAATGGTGCATGGCAAGATGATGTTGGTGATAAAGCTGAACTTTACGAAGAACTTTTCCAAAAACTTAAAGTTAATCAATAA
- a CDS encoding extracellular solute-binding protein has product MKKWAALAVTACAFTMASGSALAKDKELVFMNWGPYLSSDILEDFTKETGIKVIYSTYESNETLYAKMKTYNNGYDLVVPSTYFVSKMRDEGMLQKIDKSKLPNFKNLDSNYLNKPFDPNNNYSIPHVVAITGLAVNTDMYDPKDFQSWADLWKPELKGQLMLMDDTREVFHIALKKLGYSGNTTDEKQIDEAYEELKKLMPNVLVFNSDNPADPYLSGEVGVGMLWNGSAAAAQKEGLPLKLVFPKEGGIGWVDNFAIPSGATHIDAAHQMINFLLRPDIAERISNGTGYLTGVKESNAKFKDLPALFPSQQDLDRVEWQAAVGDKNVKYEQYFLKLKAGQ; this is encoded by the coding sequence ATGAAAAAATGGGCAGCATTAGCAGTAACAGCATGTGCTTTCACAATGGCATCAGGTTCTGCGTTGGCCAAGGACAAAGAACTCGTATTCATGAACTGGGGACCGTACCTAAGCAGTGATATTCTCGAGGACTTTACAAAGGAAACGGGTATTAAAGTTATTTATTCAACTTATGAATCAAATGAAACTTTGTATGCCAAAATGAAGACCTATAACAATGGATATGACTTGGTTGTTCCTTCTACCTATTTTGTTTCAAAAATGCGTGATGAAGGTATGCTACAAAAGATTGATAAATCAAAGCTACCTAACTTCAAGAACTTGGACTCAAATTATTTAAACAAGCCTTTTGATCCAAACAACAATTATTCTATTCCCCACGTTGTTGCCATTACAGGTCTTGCTGTTAACACGGATATGTACGATCCAAAAGATTTCCAAAGCTGGGCCGATCTATGGAAGCCTGAGCTAAAAGGACAATTGATGTTGATGGACGATACGCGTGAAGTGTTCCATATCGCACTGAAAAAGTTGGGTTATTCAGGTAACACGACCGACGAAAAACAGATCGATGAAGCCTACGAAGAGCTAAAAAAACTGATGCCGAACGTATTAGTATTTAACTCAGACAACCCAGCAGACCCTTACCTAAGTGGTGAAGTTGGCGTTGGTATGCTTTGGAACGGGTCTGCTGCAGCTGCGCAAAAAGAAGGTTTACCGCTTAAACTCGTGTTCCCTAAAGAAGGGGGTATCGGTTGGGTTGATAACTTTGCCATTCCTTCTGGAGCAACTCATATTGACGCAGCACACCAGATGATCAATTTCTTATTACGCCCTGATATTGCTGAACGCATCTCTAATGGCACAGGTTATCTTACTGGTGTGAAAGAGTCCAATGCCAAATTCAAAGACCTTCCAGCCCTGTTCCCTTCTCAACAAGATTTGGATCGTGTTGAATGGCAAGCTGCAGTTGGCGATAAAAACGTGAAATACGAACAGTACTTTTTAAAACTAAAAGCGGGACAATAG
- the potC gene encoding spermidine/putrescine ABC transporter permease PotC: MGKSIRFSFMGLVYLFLYLPIIVLIANSFNNNKFGIKWGGFTTKWYHSLMNNDSLIQAAGHSLTVAVISATAATLIGSLTAVALYRYEFKGKKMVSTMLFIVMMSPDIVMAISLLALFLVLGAHLGLLTLLIAHITFCLPFVVITVYSRLNGFDVKMLEAAKDLGASEWTILKSIILPLAKPAVAAGWLLSFTLSLDDVIISSFVTGPTYEILPLKIYSMVRVGISPEVNSLATVMLIISLILVVLSQLLAKEKIK; the protein is encoded by the coding sequence ATGGGTAAATCTATTCGCTTCAGTTTTATGGGTTTGGTTTATCTCTTTTTATACCTACCTATTATTGTGCTGATTGCAAACTCGTTCAATAACAATAAATTCGGTATTAAATGGGGTGGTTTTACAACAAAGTGGTACCACTCGTTGATGAACAACGACAGTCTCATTCAAGCGGCTGGTCACTCTCTTACTGTTGCCGTTATCTCTGCAACAGCTGCAACGTTGATCGGTAGCTTGACGGCCGTCGCATTATACCGCTATGAGTTTAAAGGGAAAAAGATGGTCAGCACCATGCTGTTTATCGTAATGATGTCGCCAGATATTGTTATGGCCATTTCCCTACTCGCTCTATTTTTGGTTTTAGGCGCACATTTAGGTCTACTAACCCTTTTGATTGCACACATTACTTTTTGTTTGCCATTTGTGGTTATCACCGTATACAGTCGCCTTAATGGTTTTGACGTAAAAATGCTCGAGGCCGCAAAAGATTTAGGGGCAAGCGAGTGGACAATACTAAAAAGTATTATTTTACCATTAGCAAAACCTGCAGTAGCAGCTGGCTGGCTATTAAGTTTCACTCTGTCATTAGACGATGTCATTATTAGCTCTTTTGTTACTGGTCCAACATACGAAATATTACCTTTGAAAATTTATTCAATGGTACGTGTTGGCATTTCACCAGAAGTCAATTCCTTAGCAACTGTAATGCTGATCATATCTTTAATATTAGTTGTTCTTTCTCAGTTGTTAGCAAAGGAAAAAATAAAGTAA
- the potB gene encoding spermidine/putrescine ABC transporter permease PotB produces the protein MTSKFNLQKVIILTVVGWLALFVLVPNLMIIGTSFLTRDETNLLEFTFTFDNYLRLLDPLYAKVVAHSFYMAIIATILCLLVGYPFAYSVAKMPEKWRPFMLFLVIVPFWTNSLIRTYGLKIVLGTQGILNKILISIGIIDTPLRIMYSETAVMIGLVYILLPFMILPLYSAIEKLDGTYIEAARDLGANKLQTMTKVILPLTMPGIIGGCLLVLLPALGMFYISDLLGGAKNPLIGNVIKSQVLNARDWPFGAATSIALTIVMAVMLYAYYRAGKLMNKNVELD, from the coding sequence ATGACCAGCAAATTTAATCTACAAAAGGTCATTATTCTGACCGTCGTTGGTTGGTTGGCCCTGTTTGTACTCGTACCAAACTTGATGATTATTGGTACAAGTTTCCTTACTCGTGATGAAACCAATTTACTGGAATTCACCTTTACTTTTGATAACTACCTGCGCTTGTTGGATCCGTTATATGCAAAAGTTGTGGCTCACTCGTTTTATATGGCGATCATCGCAACAATTTTGTGCTTATTAGTAGGATATCCTTTTGCATACAGTGTTGCCAAAATGCCTGAAAAATGGCGCCCATTTATGCTGTTTTTAGTGATTGTGCCTTTTTGGACAAACTCGCTGATTCGTACGTATGGACTCAAAATTGTATTAGGTACTCAAGGTATTCTAAATAAGATACTCATTAGTATTGGTATTATTGATACTCCGCTTCGAATTATGTATTCCGAAACCGCAGTAATGATTGGTCTGGTTTATATTCTGTTACCATTTATGATTCTGCCATTATATTCTGCAATTGAAAAATTAGATGGTACTTACATTGAGGCGGCTCGTGATTTGGGTGCGAATAAGCTCCAAACCATGACTAAGGTAATTCTGCCATTAACTATGCCAGGTATTATTGGCGGCTGTTTATTAGTTCTATTACCTGCGTTAGGGATGTTCTACATTTCCGATTTATTGGGTGGCGCTAAAAACCCACTGATTGGTAATGTGATTAAAAGCCAAGTATTGAACGCTCGAGATTGGCCATTTGGTGCTGCTACTAGTATTGCTCTAACGATTGTTATGGCGGTCATGTTATATGCCTATTACAGAGCAGGTAAGTTAATGAATAAAAACGTGGAGCTGGACTAA
- the potA gene encoding spermidine/putrescine ABC transporter ATP-binding protein PotA encodes MNEQHSVEKPVVQLAGVSKSFDGKEIISNLNLDVNHGEFLTILGPSGCGKTTVLRMIAGFENVDSGDVILDSQNVTQVPAEQRYVNTVFQSYALFPHMTVFENVAFGLRMQKVPNSDIEPRVLEALRMVRLEEMAQRKPHQLSGGQQQRIAIARAVVNKPKVLLLDESLSALDYKLRKQMQSELKQLQRKLGITFIFVTHDQEEALSMSDRIIVMREGIIEQDGSPREIYEEPKNLFVARFIGEINVFSAIAKQRLDEKRIIVDINGTDSVVYYDHEIQPSKKLQVLLRPEDLRIEEISEHENSGIIGYVRDRTYKGMTLESLIELDSGETVMVSEFFNEDDPDVDHSIGQKVAITWVESWEVVLDDDQQI; translated from the coding sequence TTGAACGAACAGCATTCCGTTGAAAAACCAGTGGTACAGCTCGCTGGTGTCAGTAAAAGTTTCGATGGTAAGGAAATCATTTCGAACCTTAACCTAGATGTAAATCATGGTGAATTCTTAACTATCTTAGGCCCTTCAGGTTGTGGTAAAACCACAGTATTAAGAATGATTGCTGGTTTTGAGAATGTCGACTCAGGCGACGTCATTCTAGATTCTCAAAATGTTACCCAAGTTCCAGCAGAACAGCGGTATGTCAACACAGTATTCCAAAGCTATGCCCTCTTTCCGCATATGACGGTATTTGAGAATGTGGCATTTGGTTTGCGCATGCAAAAAGTGCCTAATTCAGACATTGAACCTCGTGTGCTAGAAGCACTACGCATGGTTCGTTTGGAAGAGATGGCGCAACGTAAACCTCACCAGTTGTCTGGAGGTCAACAACAACGTATTGCAATAGCTCGTGCTGTTGTGAATAAGCCGAAAGTTTTGTTGTTGGATGAATCTCTGTCAGCACTTGATTACAAACTACGTAAACAAATGCAAAGCGAGCTGAAACAACTTCAGCGCAAACTTGGTATCACCTTCATTTTTGTTACGCACGATCAAGAAGAAGCTCTATCGATGTCAGATCGCATTATCGTGATGCGTGAAGGCATTATTGAACAAGACGGCTCACCACGGGAGATTTATGAGGAGCCTAAAAACCTCTTTGTCGCTCGCTTTATTGGTGAAATCAACGTGTTCTCTGCTATTGCTAAGCAGCGCCTAGATGAGAAACGGATTATTGTAGACATCAATGGCACCGATAGCGTGGTCTATTACGATCACGAGATTCAACCTAGTAAAAAACTCCAAGTTTTATTACGCCCTGAAGACTTACGTATTGAAGAAATTTCAGAACATGAAAACAGCGGCATTATCGGTTATGTTCGCGATCGTACCTATAAAGGCATGACTCTAGAATCTTTAATTGAGCTTGATTCCGGTGAAACCGTCATGGTAAGTGAATTCTTTAACGAGGACGATCCCGATGTTGACCACTCAATTGGTCAAAAAGTTGCGATCACTTGGGTTGAAAGCTGGGAGGTAGTTCTCGATGATGACCAGCAAATTTAA